One region of Colius striatus isolate bColStr4 chromosome 4, bColStr4.1.hap1, whole genome shotgun sequence genomic DNA includes:
- the ABRA gene encoding actin-binding Rho-activating protein codes for MAADSSMAPEEKPSTAPLKRAVHKIRMASMVFSLARGWQQWASDHHTKQAQEPSGWVAPAEDSSAQSVQERSFEKWTSVKKDQRKDDVESSAKESVAIRNAEKNSRESDEALKKFNIKSKEVTKTVVSKAYERGGDVSLLSEKYENNNSSSEMTTLKEESSAVDKILSDKLSPTIRRKCSNMVSELTKGWKQMEQEDKEEAKKELLLKCHDDSLDAADSGYGETEDKLEQEDSDPEVTAVRIKRPVPSVASRFSDDARTKARQTHSSVNSLKDRWQEWADQHIITQKLNPFSEEFDHELAMATRLHKGDEGYGRPKEGTKTAERAKRAEAHIHREIRDLCFIIESMARPRPDGKIQVTFGELFERYVRISDKVVGILMRARKHGLVDFEGEMLWQGRDDNVIITLLK; via the exons atGGCAGCAGACAGCAGCATGGCTCCTGAGGAAAAGCCGAGCACTGCTCCTTTGAAAAGGGCTGTCCACAAGATCCGAATGGCCAGCATGGTCTTCAGCTTGGCACGAGGCTGGCAGCAGTGGGCATCTGACCACCACACAAAACAAGCCCAAGAGCCCTCTGGATGGGTTGCCCCTGCAGAAGACTCATCAGCCCAGTCTGTACAAGAGAGATCCTTTGAAAAATGGACGTCTGTCAAGAAGGACCAAAGAAAGGATGATGTAGAGTCCTCAGCAAAGGAATCAGTGGCAATAcgaaatgctgaaaaaaattcaAGGGAATCAGATGAAGCCCTCAAAAAGTTCAACATCAAAAGCAAAGAGGTGACCAAAACAGTTGTAAGCAAAGCCTATGAACGAGGAGGTGACGTTAGCCTCCTCAGTGAAAAATATGAGAATAACAATAGCAGTTCCGAGATGACCACGCTGAAAGAAGAATCAAGTGCTGTTGACAAAATTCTTAGTGACAAATTATCTCCGACCATAAGGAGAAAGTGCTCAAACATGGTATCAGAGCTGACCAAGGGCTGGAAACAGATGGAACAAGAGGACAAAGAGGAAGCTAAGAAAGAACTGCTGCTTAAGTGTCACGATGACAGCTTGGATGCAGCAGACAGTGGCTATGGGGAAACAGAGGACAAACTTGAGCAAGAAGACAGTGACCCAGAGGTGACAGCTGTGAGGATTAAACGACCTGTGCCATCAGT CGCGAGCAGGTTTAGTGATGATGCACGCACCAAAGCCCGCCAGACACACAGCTCCGTGAACAGCCTGAAGGACAGGTGGCAGGAGTGGGCTGACCAGCACATCATCACGCAGAAGCTGAACCCCTTCAGTGAGGAGTTTGACCACGAGCTGGCCATGGCCACGCGCCTGCACAAAGGAGATGAAGGCTATGGCCGCCCCAAGGAAGGAACAAAAACTGCTGAACGGGCCAAGAGAGCCGAAGCTCACATCCACCGAGAGATCAGGGACTTGTGCTTCATCATTGAATCGATGGCCAGGCCACGGCCTGATGGCAAGATCCAAGTCACCTTTGGGGAACTCTTCGAGAGATACGTTCGTATTTCAGATAAGGTTGTTGGGATTCTCATGAGAGCCAGGAAACATGGGCTGGTGGACTTTGAGGGAGAAATGTTATGGCAAGGGAGGGATGATAATGTCATAATCACACTACTAAAATAA